ttacgatgctccacctttaggtcaaaggctccgggtgtgtccccctaagaaaaccacctgcttcagtttgggcatctgggcagtatcacagccctcacacaaatcaaacgagatttgtgttgcgcatatgtatctggtgcccttttgtaccaatatttacgtgtttaaataaataaataacttcatCTCTGATTTAGCTTGGCAACCAGTAAATACATATTTGTATCAGGTTGTGCGTCGTTTATGACTGATTAACTAAGGATGATGATCCGAAATCAAGTTGTAATTTATGAGTCTGTCATCATAAATAACCAGGATTTTATAACCGATTCCCAAACTTCTATTCAACTACACCATATAAATGCTACTAGAGGCGACACCTTTTGTATGACTCAAAAATAAATCTCAATCTAAAATTTTTTCATCAAGTCAAAATATATAACACGTCCTATTAAGTGAAGATCTTGAAGAAAATACACCTACTATTCTGAAAACTGATTTTGATGCCTAAAGGTTTGTAATATGACTCACTCTAACCCGAGACCTCCCCCAAAACATTCGAATAAGAAACTAGGGTAGTAAAAGGGGGCAATTGAGCTGAATGACCTATttatatagtaataataatcttgCCAGAGGTTTCATCAGTTTTAGTTGGTTGGTGTCTTGCAAAGGGCTTTCCCCAATACAAAATTTTCATTATCCACCTAATGTAGGTGTGATGTTGGTCTGTCTACTAACGTCCACGTATGTTACGCTTATATTCACTATTCTTCAGAACTGAAGCATAACACCTGAGAGTATAAGAAAATGATGcaactcatttaccaagtacagGTTCGTATACCCGGGTTTGAGTCACTTTTTGTATTAGTGCCAGTGATAATAACCGGTTACCCAGATTGAAGTTGGTAAAGCGGGTCTTGAACCTGTGACCTAACGGCTGTAAGTTGAACGCCTTAACTTCGAAATCATGGCTCCACGTGAGCAATAGaaacacaaaaaaaacaaatagtaGATCGCAAGTGTCTACAAAACACCGGTTGTATGTGATGGAACTGTTACGTTcgtgatctgtctacccactttcgtaccgaggataacttgtctaatgtggATTAaaaccttgacgcgataggctgactggcttaaccttgaggctagtatgcgtgagttcgaagtggggtagagagacgaaaactattttacccctgattggctgacaagcacgTGCGAGAGGAAAGACAATACAACTGGAACACCACTCGCTTTATTCTAAAATCCTATCTGGTAcccgaattcagattagtgcAAAAAGATCCATggataaatagatgaataacctgaccacaacgtacaataattaggaaaatacaattatgtccaaaactgggggattagagtagaaaatagagtacaaaagtttatgtctaaattacaatagctttagaacagaaaaggctatggcagtgaatcatacatcaaacgaaaatTTATGATCtctagaatagactagggacaaaagtaaatgttactgttatacaagctttgaattaaacgAAATAACGTCAAAAacagcttccgtagtttgtcaaggcttcttgtttctttGTTCACATCACGAACTATTAAATTAGTACTGATATCATAAGTAGAGTACTAGGTAATTGTAAGtataatatttaattataaaaaattaatGGTGATTATGCACGAAATGGAATCAGTTCATGAATTTAGTGGTTACCGATTAAACTAATGGAATGCAGATTTCATGTTTAACGTTTATTAGGTAACGACTATAACGTAGGATTGAAAACCTTGACATAAATGGCTAAACCTCAGTTTCACTATTACATCTTCAAGTTTTCATATTGCATTATTCTGTgacatttttgttttcattcgTTTGTTTTTCGTTTAGTCTTCCTTCTTACATCTCATTATTTTCGTTTCATTACTTTGGCTATTAGTTCCTTTTCATCATACTGATAGGAGTGTGGTAATGTGGGCTGATTCAAATTTATCCAATGTTCCACGTCATTAATATCTCTTTTACCTCTCGTTGATTTTATCTACTGTATCCCTTTTATTTTGGTTGTTGGTCAGATATCTCACGCACATTTAAAAGTGATCGATTGTATAGGATCTAATATAAACGATTCACCTTTTTTGAGCAACTGTAAATCAAGCGATAATCCAGATTTACTTAAGACATTGacttcatttaaaaataatacagAATAATAAATTAAGCTAACGTTTTTCCTGTTTGTTTTCAGTACTGGATACTGCAGGGCAGGAAGAGTTTAGTGCAATGAGAGAACAGTATATGCGCATAGGTCAAGGATTTATTATTGTATACTCAGTGACAGACCCTCAGAGTTTTGAAGAAGTCCAGCGATTTCACAAAGAAATTTCACGGTGTAAAGACTGTGGTTCTTATCCTATGATATTGGCAGCAAATAAGATTGATTTGTCTCAACAACGCCAAGTTTCAGAAGAAGAGGGTAAACGTCTAGCTACTTATCTCCaagtaagtttttttttattttaaactgtATTTTTGTGTCAATCATCTCTAATTACACACAACTATCCAATTGTGGTACTATTTTGTATAATTTTAAACTCCATATAGCTTTCTCTATAGGAGCAACCAGGTAACTTATCGTTTAGTTGGGAAACCACCATAGGCCAACTAGAAAACAATGGGTAGTTAGCTGCGTATGTCATCTTCACTACTTTAGTCAATGTATCTTGTAATATATCATGCCATTTAAAGGGTAAGTCATCTGGTTTCGTCATATCCATGTATATCTACGTATTCAGCTGCTTccgtggagaaagctatatcgAGTGTCCAACCGAGCAACTGGGTCAACGAGTTAGTGTACACCCCCATTGTGGTTAGTAAAGGGTATAACCAAAACAATAGGGAGCTTTGTTCTAATATACTGACTGACTGTCTCTCAATTCTTTGTGGTTGGCTGGTTCCACCATGTGTATGCAAAAGTTAAAATCCTGTTCAGGTTATTCGAGTAAGATACATAGGCAGCAACAATTAGAAATATATCAACtgtgcagctaatctatctgGTCTTATTTACTTCGTAAAACGTTTAGCTCTTAGTATTCATCCAAGTCATATGTAAATAATTTTCACGAAATCTACTAAATTGTTACAAGTGGGAGATGTATAGGATTCACAAAGTGTACGCTAACTAGCTTAAAATTAGTTCCTAAAGAGTCcacaaataactaaataaatacatCTCAATAATACACATCGCTCGTGGCTAAGTCTATCTAGTGTTATTTATCTAACTAATTTTCGCATCATATCAGATTTCCGCGTTAATTTTAGCTCGATCAGTTGATGATTAATGCGTTGAATTAATGCAAATTTGAATGTGAATTCGACCATtttgttaattaattttatacatCAGGAAATATTTCCAAATTTTTTTAGTCACTATAAATGAAAGAGATAAAAATTTGTCACCATCTACATCAAATGACTGTACAGATTGGAATGTCATTTTTCTAGTTCATTTCATCACTAGGTACAAATTGTAAGTTGTCATACTATAAAGTTGGTTGtatgataattattttacaCCATGCTTGTAGTATTTTCTCCATAAAGCTGTGCAAACAGAAGAGATTGAACAAgatgaaaaaaattttaaaagagaaaaaaacggCTTATTTCAATGATGGTATCAATCAtacaaataaaagtaaatagTTTCCTCTTAAGCTTCAGTAATTTGATGAGAAATGAACAATATCTCCCGcccacatatacatatatatatatacccacatatacatatatatatatatatatatataaaaatcagTCTTTACTGATACAATGTGAAGATTTGTAAAACCTTATTTATGCGGTGATGTACAAACTAGACTATGCTTTGTGGTTTTTACTTTCTAAAATGCTTTCTTTTTCTCATCCAATTTCTAATTAGGTTCCTTACATTGAAACAAGTGCTAAAGATCCTCCAGTTAATGTAGACAAAATGTTTCACGATATGGTACGAATTATCAGGTATGTTATAATAACAGTTCATATTACTATGATAATGAACCAATGTTCTATAAATTAGTTCAGTGTCTGCACCTCATCTTTTGTTCAACTGcgcttcaatttatttatttgaacacataaatattcgtACATAGGGACACCGAACACATATTCACCGCACTTCAtcgttcgatttgtgtgagcTTGGATACTAGTCGGGTGTCCAGATCGAAGCAGGTGactttcttagggggtcactcCCCGAGCATTCGGCCTAAagttctaatccacaaggcagtggagcgacgtaaggagattcagtcccatggaagccggtgaccaacgattggttcatacgccatttgttccatcaggatcctggagcctatgtgcaccattggtttggactcggtgttttccaactcccttaggttgatcctccatatccaccaacccggttaaagcaccggacattcgcttttcgtccttacaatttcgcaaacaacagtaataccacgagaaggcagtgagtaggacttccctggaagtggCTGTATACTCatgaccatgtgagagtatttcgagaggtagAGCTGACTcctcaccctcggccgtaccagggcatttaggggcacgGCGCTTCAATCACTGTTTAGGACTGGGGTATTGTGAACATTACTATCTGCCGCCCAACTCATACAAATAAGCTAACTTGTTAaactaaattattaaaattaatatcatTCAGGATTACCTGATTGAAAGAGTAAAGCGACGTTGTACAACTGCC
The sequence above is drawn from the Schistosoma mansoni strain Puerto Rico chromosome 3, complete genome genome and encodes:
- a CDS encoding putative gtp-binding protein rit, which gives rise to MTSKRLPADTCDRPLYKIVVVGDGGVGKSALTIQYFQRMFLEEHDPTIEDSYIQNAEIDNELCMLYVLDTAGQEEFSAMREQYMRIGQGFIIVYSVTDPQSFEEVQRFHKEISRCKDCGSYPMILAANKIDLSQQRQVSEEEGKRLATYLQVPYIETSAKDPPVNVDKMFHDMVRIIRKLPPPQLISKGDRKKVRCLLL
- a CDS encoding putative gtp-binding protein rit, giving the protein MTSKRLPADTCDRPLYKIVVVGDGGVGKSALTIQYFQRMFLEEHDPTIEDSYIQNAEIDNELCMLYVLDTAGQEEFSAMREQYMRIGQGFIIVYSVTDPQSFEEVQRFHKEISRCKDCGSYPMILAANKIDLSQQRQVSEEEGKRLATYLQVSFFLF
- a CDS encoding putative gtp-binding protein rit, with amino-acid sequence MFLEEHDPTIEDSYIQNAEIDNELCMLYVLDTAGQEEFSAMREQYMRIGQGFIIVYSVTDPQSFEEVQRFHKEISRCKDCGSYPMILAANKIDLSQQRQVSEEEGKRLATYLQVPYIETSAKDPPVNVDKMFHDMVRIIRKLPPPQLISKGDRKKVRCLLL